From one Alosa alosa isolate M-15738 ecotype Scorff River chromosome 5, AALO_Geno_1.1, whole genome shotgun sequence genomic stretch:
- the fsta gene encoding follistatin-A isoform X1, with translation MLRMLRRHQIHPGMILILVWLCHFIEDQKVQAGNCWLQQGKNGRCQVLYMPGMNREECCRSGRLGTSWTEEDVPNSTLFRWMIFNGGAPNCVPCKETCDNVDCGPGKRCKMNRRSKPRCVCAPDCSNVTWKGPVCGSDGKTYRDECALLKSKCKGHPDLEVQYQGKCKKTCRDVLCPGSSTCVVDQTNNAYCVTCNRICPEVTSPDQYLCGNDGIVYASACHLRRATCLLGRSIGVAYEGKCIKAKSCDDIQCSAGKKCLWDARMGRGRCALCEEACPDSRSEEAVCASDNTTYPSECAMKQAACTQGVLLEVKHSGSCNSITEDQEEEEDEDDQDYMAYIHLSPLLDG, from the exons ATGTTAAGGATGCTAAGGAGACACCAGATCCACCCGGGTATGATTTTAATACTGGTCTGGCTTTGTCATTTCATTGAGGACCAGAAAGTGCAAG CTGGCaactgctggctgcagcaaggGAAAAACGGAAGGTGCCAGGTTCTCTACATGCCTGGGATGAACAGAGAGGAATGTTGTAGGAGTGGTAGGCTCGGAACGTCCTGGACAGAGGAGGATGTTCCCAACAGCACGCTGTTCAGGTGGATGATCTTTAACGGCGGGGCTCCCAACTGCGTACCTTGCAAAG AGACGTGTGACAACGTGGACTGTGGCCCGGGCAAGAGATGCAAGATGAATCGCAGGAGCAAGCCACGCTGCGTCTGTGCCCCGGATTGCTCCAACGTCACCTGGAAAGGGCCCGTGTGTGGCTCAGACGGAAAAACCTACCGCGACGAGTGCGCCCTGTTGAAATCCAAGTGTAAAGGCCACCCGGACCTGGAGGTCCAGTACCAGGGCAAATGCAAGA AGACATGCCGTGACGTGCTTTGCCCAGGCAGCTCCACCTGCGTGGTTGACCAGACCAACAACGCCTACTGCGTGACCTGCAACCGCATTTGCCCCGAGGTCACCAGCCCGGACCAGTACCTGTGCGGCAACGATGGCATCGTCTACGCCAGTGCCTGCCACCTGCGAAGGGCCACCTGCCTGCTCGGCCGCTCCATTGGTGTGGCCTATGAGGGCAAGTGCATCA AGGCAAAGTCGTGCGATGACATCCAGTGCAGCGCGGGGAAGAAGTGTCTGTGGGATGCCCGCATGGGCCGAGGCCGCTGCGCCCTCTGCGAAGAGGCGTGCCCGGACAGTCGCTCCGAGGAGGCTGTGTGCGCCAGCGACAACACAACCTACCCCAGCGAATGCGCCATGAAGCAGGCAGCTTGCACACAGGGCGTCCTCCTGGAGGTTAAGCATTCGGGATCTTGCAATT CCATCACAGAAgaccaggaagaggaggaggatgaggacgaCCAGGACTACATGGCTTATATTCATTTATCCCCACTCCTGGATGGATAA
- the fsta gene encoding follistatin-A isoform X2, with protein sequence MLRMLRRHQIHPGMILILVWLCHFIEDQKVQAGNCWLQQGKNGRCQVLYMPGMNREECCRSGRLGTSWTEEDVPNSTLFRWMIFNGGAPNCVPCKETCDNVDCGPGKRCKMNRRSKPRCVCAPDCSNVTWKGPVCGSDGKTYRDECALLKSKCKGHPDLEVQYQGKCKKTCRDVLCPGSSTCVVDQTNNAYCVTCNRICPEVTSPDQYLCGNDGIVYASACHLRRATCLLGRSIGVAYEGKCIKAKSCDDIQCSAGKKCLWDARMGRGRCALCEEACPDSRSEEAVCASDNTTYPSECAMKQAACTQGVLLEVKHSGSCNSTMYSSI encoded by the exons ATGTTAAGGATGCTAAGGAGACACCAGATCCACCCGGGTATGATTTTAATACTGGTCTGGCTTTGTCATTTCATTGAGGACCAGAAAGTGCAAG CTGGCaactgctggctgcagcaaggGAAAAACGGAAGGTGCCAGGTTCTCTACATGCCTGGGATGAACAGAGAGGAATGTTGTAGGAGTGGTAGGCTCGGAACGTCCTGGACAGAGGAGGATGTTCCCAACAGCACGCTGTTCAGGTGGATGATCTTTAACGGCGGGGCTCCCAACTGCGTACCTTGCAAAG AGACGTGTGACAACGTGGACTGTGGCCCGGGCAAGAGATGCAAGATGAATCGCAGGAGCAAGCCACGCTGCGTCTGTGCCCCGGATTGCTCCAACGTCACCTGGAAAGGGCCCGTGTGTGGCTCAGACGGAAAAACCTACCGCGACGAGTGCGCCCTGTTGAAATCCAAGTGTAAAGGCCACCCGGACCTGGAGGTCCAGTACCAGGGCAAATGCAAGA AGACATGCCGTGACGTGCTTTGCCCAGGCAGCTCCACCTGCGTGGTTGACCAGACCAACAACGCCTACTGCGTGACCTGCAACCGCATTTGCCCCGAGGTCACCAGCCCGGACCAGTACCTGTGCGGCAACGATGGCATCGTCTACGCCAGTGCCTGCCACCTGCGAAGGGCCACCTGCCTGCTCGGCCGCTCCATTGGTGTGGCCTATGAGGGCAAGTGCATCA AGGCAAAGTCGTGCGATGACATCCAGTGCAGCGCGGGGAAGAAGTGTCTGTGGGATGCCCGCATGGGCCGAGGCCGCTGCGCCCTCTGCGAAGAGGCGTGCCCGGACAGTCGCTCCGAGGAGGCTGTGTGCGCCAGCGACAACACAACCTACCCCAGCGAATGCGCCATGAAGCAGGCAGCTTGCACACAGGGCGTCCTCCTGGAGGTTAAGCATTCGGGATCTTGCAATT CTACCATGTATTCTTCCATCTAG